A segment of the uncultured Desulfobulbus sp. genome:
CTCCCAGTCCCTTCTACCGCATCATGGGGAACAGCACAGTCCCGCCCCCAGCGACCAACGGCAACACCCTCGAGTGGCCCTGCGCAACACCATGGTGCACGTGACCGATGGCTGCCTCTTTTCAACCGCCCTCTTGGAAAACATTTCCCCTACAGGGCTCTGCCTCTGCAACCTTCCGGAACAACTCTATAAAAACTCGGGAAAACTGACCGTCTTCTCCAGCGACAACCCGGGGCTGCCTGTCCTGCAGATCGAGCCGCGCTGGCAGAAGACCGGGTGGGGCGGGAAAACCATCGGTGCGGTCATCCTCAATGCCACCGATGCCTGGCGCCTGTTTTTCGTGCACACGGCCGGACAATTCAGTCTTTAATAGCTCATAAAAATCAGCGCATCCCCGGATTGAGGTGCCGGGCTCTCAAATTGTTTTCTGTTGTAAATGATCTGATCCAGACAGACCTTTTTTTCCTCTTCTCCAAGGAGGTGCTGCATGAGTGACTGGAAACGGATGATCATCGCCATCGACGATTCCCCCCGTTCAACCAACGCGGTTGAGTACGTCGGCAGTATTGCCGGACATCTTGCCGACATCCACCTCTGCCTGCTGCACATCTATCCCGAACCGCCACCCGGTTACTACGCGTCCGGAGCAACGCTCGATGAGTACCGCGAGGAACAGGAAGAGAAGGCCAAAATGCTCTCCGCTCAGGCACAAAAAATTCTGCAAAAACACGGCATCAATCCCCAGGTGATCGTCTCCCGCTGCCGCATGGCCGGCGGGCAGTCCATAAGCGATGCCATCCTCCAGTTGCAGACCAAGGAAGATTACGGCACCATTGTGGTGGGCAAACGCGGCATCTCCAAGGCGGAAGAGTTTCTCTTCGGCTCCATCTCCAATGCCCTTATCCACAACGGTCGTGACATCGCGGTCTGGGTCATCGGCTGATGGTTGCCTACACAGGTGTGGCCGTCCTTCCCGAGCAGGCGGCCAGCAACCTTGCCAACCATCGGGTCACCCGCAGCATGCGCCGGCCGTCACGGGTGTATACGGATACCACTGATTTCACCTCCATTGACTATGGAGATGTGATCAGTGTCGAAAATCGCCATTTTCTCATCACCTCCTACACCAAGGAAGGGCGATTCGGCGTGGACGAGCAGATCAAGCCCTGGGTTCCCAAGGTGGTGGACCTGGAGTCCATGGCCCACTATATCCTCAAGCTGGAATTCCATGAAACCTTTGATATGCGCATGGGCCAGCTCTCGATCACCTGCTACCGCAGTCCGCAGAAGGAGGCGCGGATTCTCGAGCTGGTCCGAGGACGCCCCCATTTCATGCAGGGCAGAACCCTGGTGGATGCGGCCGGCAATCTGGTGCGGGTGCTGGAGCCGGTGAGCGGCAACCGCCTCGACAAGGTGATCCACAGCGACTCCTCGCATCAGGACTATTTCACCCAGGAGTTACCCGAGATCCTGAGCCAGTTCCTCGGCTGCATTCAGGGAATCCAGTTCTTGCATCAAAACGGTTTTCGTCACGGCGATATCCGTCGTGACCATGTCTTTGTCCACCGAGACACCGGCCTCTATTACTGGATTGATTTTGACTACGACTTTCATCTGCCGGAAAAACCCTTTGCCCTGGATCTCTGCGAGCTCGGCAATATCCTGATCTACCTGGTCGGCCGCGGCGATTTTCATCCACGGGAGATTCTCGCGGACCCGGCGCTTGGACAAAGGGTGGTGCAAACCCTAATACCCGGCGATTTTTCCCTGCTGGTGCAGAACCGGGTGGTCAACCTGCAAAAACTCTTCCCCTACATTCCCGACAGTCTCAACAACATTTTGCTCCACTTCTCCGCCGGTACCGACATCTTTTACGAGAACGTTGCCGAGATTCAAAACGACCTGGAAACCGCCCTCAGCCACTGGGGGCGGTGATCCCCCGACCATATTCCAGCCCGCACCTGATAAAGGTTTCCATAACCTTACATCAATGTTATAGTGTGGGGCTGATCATCGAAATGCCGTCGCAGGCAGACGCTAACCGACGTGAATTCCTCCTTTTTTCATCTTCTCCCTGAACCGGTTTGTGCTGGGACGCATCCCCGGCAGCTTAGTGATCAGGGGTATGCAGCAGGCACTATGGACGAAAAACTCGACATCCCCAAGGTACGCCAACGAATCGACGAAATTGACGACACCATCTTGGAGCTATTGAAAGAGCGCCTTGATTGTGCCAAGACCATCGGCTTGCTGAAAAGCGAGATCAACCGGGCCAAATGGGACCCGCAGCGCGAACTGGAAATTTATGACCGGCTGCGCCTGAAAAATAGCGACATCTTCCCCTACAAGGCTCTCCATTCCATCTTTCACGAGATCATCACCACCTGCCGCCTGTCGCAACGCAAGGCAACCGTTGCCTATCTCGGTCCGGAGGCTACCTTTACTCACCTGGCCGGTGTCAAATACTTTGGCCAGAGTGCGGAATACCTCCCCATGGAGTCCATTGCCGAAGTCTTTGAAGAGGTGGAAAAAGAGCGGGTCGAGTACGGCATCGTGCCGGTGGAAAACTCCATCGAGGGTGCGGTCACCTACTCCCTGGACGCCTTTTTGCGTTTCAAGGTCCAGATCTGCGGCGAGATCCAACTGCCCATCTCCCACAACCTGGTCTGTCGATCCGGGAATATCGAGGATATTCAAACTGTTGCCTCGCACTCCCAGCCGCTTGCCCAGTGCCGCTACTGGCTGCGCAAAAACCTGCCCAAAACCCCGACCCTGGAGGTTTTCTCCACCGGTGCCGCAGCGCAGATGGCGGCCAACAATCCCAATATCGGCGCCATTGCCTCGAGCCTGGCCATCTCCACCTACGGACTGCAGGTGGTTGTCCGCGGCATTGAAGACCACCAGGGCAACACCACCCGCTTCTTGGTGCTCGGCCGTAAATCGCCCAAAAAGAGCGGCCGCGACAAGACCTCGGTGCTGTTGGGCCTGATCAACCGTCCCGGTGCGCTCAACGAAATCCTCACCATCCTTTCGGCCAAGAACATCGACCTGGCCAAGATCGAGTCCCGCCCGACCAAGGACAAACAGTGGAAATACCTGTTCTTCCTTGACATGATCGGCCATATCGAAGACCCGGTCATCCACGAGGCCTGCAACATCCTCAAACAGATCTGCGCCTACTACGAACTGCTCGGCTCCTACCCGCGGGCCGATGACGTCGACCTGAACGGTTCTGCGGGCTGATCCTTTCTTAACCGCCATCTCTTTTTATGTGTGCCCTTCTCAGTTGCCAGGACCTGTCCAAGGCCTATGGCGCCCAGAGTCTCTTTGCCGGCGTCACCCTCATGGTTGACGCCGGCGACCGTGTCGGCCTGATCGGTCCCAACGGTTCCGGCAAATCGACCCTGCTCAAGATCTTCTGCGGGCTGGAACAGCCGGACAGCGGTTCGATCTACACCCAAAAGCTGATGCGCATCAGCTATGTGGCCCAGGACGACAGTTTTGACGAGGATGCCAGCTGTGTGGACAACCTCTACCAGGGGGTGCGCGAGCTCGATATCGATGCCTCCGAGCAATACAACCGGGTGCATGCCCTGCTCAGCCGGGGCGGATTCCCCGATCCGGAGCAGAAGGTCAGCCTCCTTTCCGGCGGCTGGCGCAAGCGGCTCTCCCTTTGCCGTGCCCTGGTGAGCGGCCCGGAAGTGCTGATCATGGACGAGCCGACCAACCACCTGGACATCGAAGGCATTCTCTGGCTGGAAAAACTGCTGGCCGCCAACCTGCCGGAAAGCCCGAGCGCCTTCATGCTGGTCAGCCATGACCGCCGTTTTTTGGAGAACACCGTCAACCGGGTGATCGAACTGGCACCAATCTATCCGGAAGGATCTTTCCAGGTCCGCGGCACCTACAGCGACTTTCTCGAAAAGAAATCCGAATACCTCCTCCAACGGCAAAACCTGGAAGAACGGCTCGCCAACAAGGTCCGCCGGGAGACCGAGTGGCTGCGGCGCGGTCCCAAGGCCCGGGCCACCAAAGCCCGCTACCGCATCGAGGAGGCAGGCAGGCTGCAGGATGAGCTGGGCGATGTACGCAGCAAAAACCGCAGCGTCGGCCAGGTGGGCATCGCCTTTGAGGGCACCCAACGGAAAACGAAAAAGCTGCTGGAAGCCAAGGGACTGTGCAAGGGATTCGATGGCAGGTCCCTGTTCTCCGATCTTGACCTCATCCTCTCTCCGGGGACAAGGCTGGGGTTGCTCGGCCGCAACGGCAGCGGCAAGTCCACCCTGATGCAGATCCTTGCCGCAGCCAATGATGAAAACGGCCCCAAGCCGGACCTGGGGACGCTGGCCACCGCCGATGGGGTGCGCATCGTCAGCTTCGATCAGCGCCGCGAACAGCTCGATACCGACGAGACCCTGCGCCGGGCCCTGGCTCCCGAAGGGGACAGCGTGCTCTACCAGGGCCGCAGCCTGCATGTCGTCTCCTGGGCCAAACGATTCCTCTTTCGTGCCGACCAGCTGGAAACCCCGGCCAACCGCCTCTCCGGCGGCGAGCAGGCCCGCATTCTCCTTGCCCGCCTGATGCTGCAGCCCGCTGATATTCTCCTGCTCGACGAGCCGACCAACGATCTCGACATCCCCTCTCTGGACGTACTCGAAGAAAGCCTGAGTGAATTTCCCGGAGCCCTGGTGCTGGTCACCCACGACCGCTTTCTCCTCGACCGGGTCTGCAACCAGGTGCTCGGCTTTGATGGCCGGGGCAAGGCCGAATACTTTGCCGACTACGAGCAGTGGCTTGAGATGCTGCAGGAGTTGGAGCGCCAGGACCTCGCCGCCGTCAAACCCGCCCCTGTCAAACAGGACAAACAGGCCATCAAATCAAAGCAGGGAAAACTCTCCTACATGGATCAACGGGAATACGATCAGATGGAGGAGAAAATTCTCGAGCTGGAGGAACGACTGGAAGAGGTCCAGCAGATGATGACCGATCCTGAGGTCATGGCCGATCCGGATCGACTGCACCAATGCTGGCAGGAGCAGCAAGCCCTTCAGGCCGAAACCGATCGCCTCTACGAACGCTGGAACGAACTCGAGCAGCGCAAACAGGGGGAGTAAATCCCCCTCCCCTCCGTAAGTCTTCCCCCGTCCGCAACACTTTTCTTGGTTCCGCTTAGGCTTTTGGCGTATACTGCGAAAAAGGTTCCGAAAACTGTTCTTTCCTTGCCACTCCATCCGTCGTTTAGCCAGAGAGGAGTTCGCCATGTCCATGGTCCTTTTTCACGCCATTGCGGCGATTTTTTGTGCCCTCCTTTGCTCCTCCTGCCACAAGGAGGAAACAATGACGACCTGCAGCGATCCCCTGGGATGTGTTTTCATCGATCCCGGCAATCCGCTGAAAATCGGGGTACTGCAATCGCTTTCCGGCAAAATCGCGCCCCTTGGCCAGGAACAGATCCGTGGCCTGGAGCTGGCCTTGAACGAACGGCACCACCGGCTGCTTGGCCACTCCATCGCACTCCAGGTCGAGGATACCGGCTGCACCAGCGAAGGCGGAGCCAATGCCGCCCTCAAGGTCCTGGCCGATCCGCAAACCGTGGCCATTTTCGGCACCACCTGTTCAAGCGCGGCGGCAACCGCTTCCAAGGCCATGTCCGATGCCGGGTTGACCATGATCTCAGGCAACAACAGCGCCCCCTTTCTCACCTCGATTGGCAACAAGCGGGCGCCGAACTGGCAAGCGGGGTATTTCCGCACCGCCCCCAACGAAGAGCATTCCGGCCAGGCAGCCGCCAAATTTGCCTTTCAGCAGCTTGGTCTCCGTCGAGTCGCCACCATCAATGACGGCGATATCTATACCCGCGGCCTGACCCAGGGCTTTGCCCATATGTTCACCAAACTTGGCGGAACCATTGTCCTTGATGCGGCCGTTGAAAAGGGTGAACGGGAAATGGGCCCGATCCTCGATGCCGTGGTCGAGGCCAAGGCGGAACTGCTCTTTTTCCCCCTGTTCCAGCCCGAGGGCAACTATCTCTTGGCTGCAATCCGGAGGCGTCCCCCCCTGGAAAAAACCATTCTCATGAGTGATGGTGCCCTGATCGAAAACTCCTTTATTGCCGAAATGGGTGATCTTGCCCGCGGCATGTACTTTGTCGGCCCGGGCATAACCGACACCCAAGAGAGCCATCGACTGGCACAGGCCTACGTATCCGCCTTTGCAGCCGTTCCGGCGACCCAATATTATCTCCATGGCTATGATGCCGCCCAGTTACTGCTGAACGCCATTGAACGCGCTGCTCAGCAAACCAAGGACGGAGGCCTTGTCATTGGCCGTGGTAAGCTGCGCCAATCCCTCTATGCCACCCATGATGCAGTCGGGGCAACCGGCCGTCTCGCCTGCGATGAGTTCGGAGACTGTAGCGCACCCCTGTTCAACATTCTCCGTCTGAGCGACCCCAGCCAGGGTGTCGAGGGCTTGCAGCGCAGCATTCAGGCCAGCTACACTCCAAAACGCACTGCAGAAAGCAGGCCATGAATATCTCCCGAGCCCTCGCGCCTGCAACCATCGCCGGAAAACTCCGCCTGGGATTCGGCCTGGCCTTCCTCCTCATCGCCCTGATTATGATGGTCTGGTTGTGGAGCCTGCATACGGTCAACCAGGCCCGCAACACCATCACTCAATGCATGGCCATCGAACGGACAGTGCTCAACATGGATCGTCTCCTGGAAAAGGCGCGGCGCCTCCATGGTGATTTTTTCCTGCAGTACAACCATATCGGCCTGAACACAGCCCATGTCCAGTTTGCCCAGCCTTCGATTCGTCTGGTGGCCGAGGCCGTCTCGGCGAGCAGCGAGCTCAAGAAGATGATCGCCCGTTCCGGGGTGAATAAACGGTTGCACGGCCACCAGGTGGAGATCAATCTCTACCTGGCCTCAGCCAAACGCTTTGCCGATACCTCCATCGAATCCATAGAACTGATCACCCGGCTCGCCGCCCCGGACAACGGTCTGGAGGCCGCCTTTACCCAACAAATCCTCCGCCTGGAGAAGGCAACGGCTCAAATTCCCGCTCTGTCCGAGTTGCCCCGGAAAGTGCAGCTGCTCTTCCAGGAGTACAGGGTCAACCGGCAGCGCCATGTCATGCAGTCGATGTTCAATACCCTCAGCCACATAGACGATGACATCCCGGCCGCCCCCCCCGAAGGTTCCCGATCACTGCACGCACTGGCGGAGCAACTGCAACGGACAGGTGAGGATATCCTCGAGGTTGATGCGGACATTAAATCCAGGATCAACGACTTCAACCTCCAATCGGCGACTGTGCAGCCCATTGCCCGCCTGCTGGTCGACGAGGCAGCCCAGGAGGTGGCCTCTGCCCAACAGGCGGCGGAGAACAACATTCACGGTGCCATGCTCTCCCTGGCCTTCTGTCTGCTGACCACGATTATCACCGCCTTGGTGATCAGCCGTTTCATTTCCCAAACCATCAGCCAGCGTATAACGGTCCTGACCCGGTGTGCGGCCGATGTGCAAAAGGGGCAATTGGACATTCGTGCCGACGAATCCCCCTCCGACGAACTCGGACAGCTCGGGCAGACCTTGAACCTGATGAGCCGCCGCATTCGTTTGATGGTGGAGCAACTCGAGCAAACCATCTCCGAACGTACCGCTCAATTGCGGCTGTCCGAGTACCGATTCCGCTCCATTGCCGATCAGTTGCCCCATGTCGGCATCATCGGTCTTGACCACCATGGCCGGGTATTTTTCTGGAACCACGCCTGTAAGCAACTCTATGGGCTCAGCAGCACGGAGGCCATGGGCAAGCCGCTTGCCGAACTTATCGCCCCCCAAGAGGAGCAGGGGCAGTTTGCAGATCGCCTCTCAGCCTGGTTGCGGCAGGAGCAGAGCATTGAGGGCGAAATGCAGTTCTGTCGCCAGGACGGCACTCCGGTACCGGTATATGTGGCCTCCTTTGATCTTGAGACCTCCGAGGGAGACAAGGAGCTGTACAGTATCCACCTGGATCTGAGCGAACTCAAACAGGTCGAGGAAGAGCGCGCCCTGCAGAGCCTGATCTATCGCAGTCTGTTTGAACATATCAGCAGCGGTGTGGGTGTCCTTGAAGCGGTGGACGAGGGACGGGATTTCCTGATCAAGGATGCCAATCCCGCAGTTGAGCGCATCGAGGGGTACCGCATTGACGAGATTCGAGGCCGCTCCATGACCGAATGTTTTCCAGGGGTCGAGCCAAGCGGCCTGCTCGCCATGCTGCAACGGGTCTGGCGTACAGGCAAGGCGGAGATCATGCCGCCGTTTTTCTATGCCTATCAGCATCGGCGGCGCTGGCGCCAGGGCCATCTCTACAAAATCCCCTCAGGTGAGGTGGTCATTGTCTACGACGATATCACCGAGCTCAAACAGGGCGAGCGACAACGCCAGGCATTCGAGGCCAAACTGCAGCGCTCGCGCAAGATGGAGGCCATTGGCCTGCTGGCCGGCGGGGTGGCCCATGACCTCAACAATATTCTCTCGGGCATCGTCAGCTATCCGGACCTGCTGTTGTTGCAACTGGATGAAGATAGCGAACTGCGCAAGCCGATTCTCGCCATCCAGGAATCCGGTCAACGGGCTGCGGCTGTGGTGGCGGATCTATTGACCGTGGCCCGCGGCGTAAGCAGCGAGAAAAAAATATGTTCGCTCAATCAACTCATCAGCGAGTATTTCCAATCACCGGAGTTTGAGGCCCTGGCGCAGCTCTATCCCAATATCCAGTGGCACACAGAGTGTTCCAATCAGCTCTGGCCTTTTCCCTGTTCGCCGCTTCATATCAAAAAAAGTTTGATGAACCTGGTCACCAACGCAGCCGAGGCCATCGAAAACATCGGCATGGTCACCGTTTCCACCCGAAAACGGGAAGTAACCGAGTCTGAGGCGCAAGCGCAAGGCATTCAGCCCGGGGTCTATGTGCTGCTTGAGGTGATGGATTCCGGTTCCGGCATCGCCCAGGAAGATCTTGACCATATCTTTGAACCCTTTTATACCAGAAAAGTGATGGGACGAAGCGGCACCGGTCTGGGGCTTGCAGTGGTCTGGAACACGGTCGAGGATCACAAGGGCGCGATTGCAGTGTCGAGTTCCGAACAGGGAACCATTTTTTCGCTCTCTTTTCCCGCAACCGAGCAGGAGGTTCAGCTCATGGAGGAAAATGTCAATAACGAGATCTGCAGAGGGAACGGCGAAACCGTTTTAATCGTCGACGATGAACCCCTGCAGCGGGAAATCGCCACCCAGATTCTCGACACACTCGGTTACCACGCACTGGCCCTGCCCTCGGGCGAGGAGGCGGTGGCCTACCTCCAGGACCATCGGGTGGACCTGGTGCTGCTCGATATGATCATGGGCACTGGCATCAACGGCCGGGAAACCTACGCCCGCATCATCCAACGCCATCCGGGCCAGAAGGCCCTGATCGTCAGCGGCTTTTCCGAAAACGAAGAGGTCCGCCAAGCCCTGCGCCTGGGGGTCTCCGCCTACCTGCAAAAGCCCTATGCCATCAGCAGTTTGAGCAGGGCCATCGTTTCCGCGCTCCAGACCTCCTGACCCCGTCCTCCCCGGAATTTGGGGGATATCCTCGCCGCAAATCCCGTTGACACTCGGAGGTAATTTCACTATAGACTCGACCATTGTTTGTCACCGCGCCAAGTTCTGGGCTGCCGGATTGACGTCTTTCCCCGGTTGCGTCCGGGAAAACAGCAACGATACAAGGATACTGCCATGCTTCGCAAACATCTGCTGCTTCTGCTCAGTGCTCTGGTTCTGCTCAGCTCCCCCGCCCTGGCGGCCAGCAAATTAATCAACGGCATCGACGCCAACTTTCCGCCCTTTGCCTTTATCGACAAAACCGGTGCTCCCAGCGGCTTCGATGTCGAGGCCATGAACTGGATTGCCAAGGATATGGGGGTTACGGTTGTCCATGAGCCGATCGAATGGGACGGCATCATCACCAGCCTTGTGACCAAAAAGATCGACATCATCGCCTCGGGCATGTCCATCACCGCCGACCGGGCCAAGCAGGTCAACTTCACTATCCCCTACTGGGTGATCAAACAGGTGATGGTGACCAAAAAGGGTTCGCCCCTCAGCATCAACGACATCCTCACCGGCAAGAAAATTCTCGGTGTACAGCAGGGGACCTCCGAGGCCAAATGGCTCAAGGAGGAGGCCAAGGCCAAAGGATACAACTTCCAACTGCGCTATTACAACTCCTCACCCCTGGCCATTGAAGACATTCTCAACGGCCGCATCGATGCCGCTGCCATGGACGATGCGCCGGCTTACGATGCAGCATCCAAGAAAGAGGTCCAGGTGCTCGGCACATTCGGCATGTCCGATGAAGAGTTCGGCTATGCGGTGCGTAAAGGGGACGACGAACTGCTGAAGAAGGTCAACGCCAGTCTGCACAAGCTGATGGCTTCTCCCGAGTGGGAGGCCCTGAAAAAGAAATATAAACCGGGCGAATGATAACGGCATCGTCAAAAGTCAAAAACTGAAAAGCATGTATTGTGAAATCAGTGCGTTATAGAGATAGAAACGTCATTCTGGAGGCGTTTTGCGAGAATGACAAAAATCTTACAGCTGCGGGCGGGGTCGACGGCTCCGCCTGCACTGTTTTCAGCCGTTGCCCGTGCCGGTTGTTCGTTCGTCCTTAACCTCCCCTTTTGCCCAGTTTTCATTCGTCATGCCCGCCTCCCTTGCCATTATTTTCGACTCCCTGCCCTACCTCCTGCTGGGTACCCTCAACACCGCCGGTATTGTCGTCGCGGCAATGCTTCTGGGTCTGGTGCTCGGTATCTGCATCGCGGTGGGCCTGGTCTACGGCAATCGTCTTGTTCGTGGGCTTTTCGGCTTCTATGTCTGGTTCTTTCGCGGCGTTCCGGTATTGGTGTTGCTGTTTCTCTTTTATTTCGGGCTGTTCACCTACCTCAACCTGCGCATCAACGCCTTTTTCGCCATGGCCCTTGTCCTCGGAATGACCACCGGCGCCTACCAGGCCAACATCTTCAAGGGGGCGATGCTCTCCCTGCCGCGCGGCCAGTTCAAGGCGGCAAGCGCGCTCGGCATGAGTGACGGCCAGGCGATCCGCGCCATCATTTTGCCCCAGATCCTGCGTATCTCGATTCCTGCCTGGTCCAACGAATATTCCATCATCCTCAAAGACTCGGCCCTGGCCTTTGTCATCGGTGCCCCGGAAATCATGGCCAGGACCCATTTCGTGGCCTCACGCACCTATCAGCACCTGCCGCTCTACATCACCGCCGGCCTGCTCTACTTTATCCTCACCTGGCTTGGCGTCTGGGGCCTGCGCAAATTGGAACAACGGGTCCGCATTCCCGGCTACACCCAACATGGTATGCAATGAGTACAACTTCCCCGCCCATTCTTCGGGTCGACAATATCAGCAAATCTTTCGGTGAGATCTGTATCCTCAAATCGGTCAGCCTGACCCTGCGCAAGGGCGAGATCAAGGTCCTGATCGGCCCCTCCGGGGGCGGAAAATCGACCCTGTTGCAGTGCATCAACTGCCTGGTCCAACCCGATGGGGGCGAGATCTACCTCGACGGCGTCCACATCGACCGCAGCCGCAAGAGCGATCTCTATCGCCTCCGCCAGGAGGTGGGCATGATCTTTCAGGATTTCAACCTCTTTGACCACCTCACCGCTCTGGACAACATCACCATCGCCCTGCGCAAGGTGAAACAGATCGGCAAGAAGGAGGCACTTGCGCGCGCCCGTTTCGAGCTTGAACAGGTCGGGCTTGCGGAAAAAGGCGAGCTCTACCCGGCCCAACTCTCAGGCGGGCAGAAACAGCGGGTCGCCATTGCCCGCGCCCTGGCCATGGATCCCAAGGTCCTGCTCCTGGACGAACCGACCTCGGCTCTGGATCCGGAGCTGATTGGCGAGGTGATCACCGTTATCCGCAACCTGGCGACCAAAGGCATGACCATGATCATGGCCACCCACCAGATCAGCCTGATCTCCACCATTGCCGACGAT
Coding sequences within it:
- a CDS encoding amino acid ABC transporter ATP-binding protein codes for the protein MSTTSPPILRVDNISKSFGEICILKSVSLTLRKGEIKVLIGPSGGGKSTLLQCINCLVQPDGGEIYLDGVHIDRSRKSDLYRLRQEVGMIFQDFNLFDHLTALDNITIALRKVKQIGKKEALARARFELEQVGLAEKGELYPAQLSGGQKQRVAIARALAMDPKVLLLDEPTSALDPELIGEVITVIRNLATKGMTMIMATHQISLISTIADDILFMESGAIVEQGTPAQLLAAGSGSKSQGFCDRLNDLADGGC